A single region of the Fimbriimonadaceae bacterium genome encodes:
- a CDS encoding cytochrome c3 family protein, whose protein sequence is MAQIFKESSNVMAKLSLMLGATAPIILLYAGSTITRSPANTKAGVALNQPVPFSHKHHVFELGIDCRYCHVAVEKSAVASVPTTETCMSCHSQIWTNSPLLEPVRKSYEDGTPLVWNKVNKVPEFVYFNHSIHIERGISCNQCHGAVQEMTMTSKAQAFSMDWCLTCHTEPEKYLLKPEQMLAHPHEPMKPDRSKFHSAKEFDAAMEEYPKEVAKYQAAVETYKKDIQMSPRQQVFELYHMYQRGDRLTPRGYDLTKGLTHSLSSDDLKEGRELVKKYKVENEQLRDCYICHR, encoded by the coding sequence ATGGCTCAGATCTTTAAAGAAAGCTCGAATGTGATGGCAAAGCTTAGCTTGATGCTTGGCGCGACGGCGCCGATCATCTTGCTTTACGCGGGGTCAACGATCACGCGGTCGCCCGCGAACACCAAGGCAGGCGTTGCGCTTAACCAGCCGGTGCCGTTTAGCCACAAGCACCACGTGTTTGAGTTGGGCATCGACTGTCGGTACTGCCACGTTGCCGTCGAGAAGTCTGCCGTCGCCAGCGTCCCCACCACAGAGACGTGTATGAGCTGCCACTCTCAGATTTGGACGAACTCGCCGCTGCTGGAGCCTGTGCGAAAGAGTTACGAAGATGGGACGCCGTTGGTTTGGAACAAGGTCAACAAAGTTCCTGAGTTCGTTTACTTCAACCACTCGATTCATATTGAGCGGGGCATCAGTTGTAACCAGTGCCACGGCGCGGTTCAAGAGATGACGATGACATCGAAGGCACAGGCGTTCTCGATGGACTGGTGTTTGACCTGTCACACCGAGCCAGAGAAGTATCTGCTCAAGCCGGAGCAGATGTTGGCGCATCCTCACGAGCCAATGAAGCCGGACAGGAGCAAATTTCACAGCGCTAAGGAGTTCGATGCAGCGATGGAGGAGTATCCGAAGGAAGTTGCCAAGTATCAGGCCGCTGTGGAGACTTATAAGAAGGACATTCAGATGTCTCCCCGACAACAGGTTTTTGAGCTTTATCACATGTACCAAAGAGGGGACCGGCTTACGCCGCGAGGATACGACCTCACCAAGGGCTTAACGCACTCACTTTCGAGCGACGACCTTAAAGAGGGGCGTGAACTTGTCAAGAAGTACAAGGTCGAGAACGAGCAGCTCAGGGACTGCTACATCTGCCACCGTTAG